The following are encoded together in the Candidatus Tumulicola sp. genome:
- a CDS encoding molybdopterin-dependent oxidoreductase has translation MNVNLTIDGVPVSVPKGTLLVEAAKTVKQEIPVYCYHPKLGPAGLCRVCLVEIDGMPKLQIACNTPAAEGMVVRTQGERVDAGRAMILELLLVNHPLDCPICDKGGECDLQDYAMAYARPTSDVVDPKTRKPKAVDLGPTIVLDEERCVVCQRCVRFDDIIADERQLVVKDRGAGDIIATATDRPYEHNFTGNVTELCPVGALTSKTYRFKSRPWDLNRTKTTCTQCAVGCGEFADVRYGTLLRTMSIEDDTVSDGWLCDRGRYNIAFYNSPERVTQPLYKKNGTFVQIGWDDAFALWAKALRSARERLGANGAGAIGGGRLTNEEAYVLQHVFREFGTPNLDWRAGRQRQATPGVNGGTYEELENAQAIVIAGGSPEELAPVMWLRVRKARLHGNATLIREDDPARARASLPDGVERVALIWDGVDAAVGRAFAQAFAGIAGVRTYIASEQGNARGAEAMGMLPNARPGYRPEDSARGAVQMFEDAAAGKLDVLSLFGVNPVRNAANGAAIAQTLSAIPFLAVSELFVTETAQLATLVLPAKGAFEKFGTTTALTGAVLDVRASIEAPAGVLSDLEMLIGLAESLDVDLPSQETLERAVAESAAATSDSFGFGSGPFAWEQSPDAPSSAPRILSGGGTWRNDPTVATLEARNDAGLSAVVAR, from the coding sequence ATGAACGTCAACCTGACGATCGACGGCGTTCCGGTTTCCGTCCCGAAGGGCACGTTGCTGGTCGAAGCGGCGAAAACCGTCAAGCAAGAAATTCCGGTGTACTGCTATCACCCAAAGCTCGGGCCGGCCGGTCTGTGCCGCGTGTGTTTGGTCGAAATCGACGGTATGCCGAAGCTGCAGATCGCCTGCAACACGCCGGCCGCCGAGGGCATGGTGGTGCGAACCCAAGGTGAGCGCGTGGATGCGGGGCGCGCGATGATTCTCGAACTACTTCTGGTCAATCATCCGCTCGATTGTCCGATTTGCGACAAAGGCGGCGAGTGCGATCTTCAGGACTACGCAATGGCGTACGCGCGACCGACGTCCGACGTCGTCGACCCGAAGACGCGCAAGCCGAAGGCCGTCGATCTCGGTCCGACCATCGTGCTCGATGAAGAACGTTGCGTCGTGTGTCAACGATGCGTGCGATTCGACGATATCATCGCCGACGAGCGCCAACTGGTCGTAAAAGACCGCGGCGCCGGCGATATCATTGCAACGGCCACCGATCGTCCGTACGAACACAACTTCACGGGGAACGTCACCGAATTGTGTCCGGTCGGTGCGTTGACGTCCAAGACCTATCGGTTCAAGTCGCGTCCCTGGGATCTCAACCGTACGAAAACGACGTGCACGCAATGTGCGGTTGGCTGCGGGGAGTTTGCCGACGTTCGGTACGGAACGTTGCTGCGCACGATGTCGATCGAAGACGACACCGTGTCCGACGGCTGGCTGTGCGATCGCGGACGCTACAATATCGCTTTCTACAACTCGCCAGAGCGCGTAACGCAACCGCTGTATAAGAAGAACGGCACGTTCGTGCAAATCGGCTGGGACGACGCCTTTGCCCTGTGGGCGAAAGCGTTGCGTTCGGCGCGCGAGCGTTTGGGTGCCAACGGCGCCGGGGCGATCGGCGGCGGACGCTTGACCAACGAGGAAGCGTATGTGTTGCAGCACGTGTTTCGCGAGTTCGGCACGCCCAATTTGGACTGGCGAGCGGGTCGCCAACGGCAGGCCACGCCGGGCGTAAACGGCGGGACGTACGAGGAGCTGGAGAACGCGCAGGCGATCGTCATCGCCGGTGGCTCGCCCGAAGAACTGGCGCCCGTGATGTGGTTGCGCGTACGTAAAGCGCGCTTGCATGGCAACGCCACGCTGATTCGCGAGGACGATCCCGCACGAGCGCGCGCTTCGCTTCCGGACGGCGTCGAACGGGTCGCATTGATTTGGGACGGTGTGGACGCTGCCGTCGGACGCGCCTTCGCGCAAGCGTTTGCAGGCATTGCCGGTGTACGAACCTACATCGCGAGCGAACAAGGCAACGCGCGCGGCGCCGAAGCCATGGGCATGTTGCCCAACGCGCGGCCCGGCTATCGTCCCGAAGATTCAGCGCGCGGGGCGGTGCAGATGTTCGAAGACGCAGCGGCCGGGAAACTCGACGTGCTGTCGCTGTTCGGCGTTAATCCGGTTCGCAACGCCGCCAATGGAGCAGCCATAGCGCAAACGCTGTCTGCGATTCCGTTCTTGGCGGTGAGCGAACTGTTCGTCACCGAAACCGCACAGCTGGCGACCCTCGTGCTGCCGGCCAAGGGCGCCTTCGAAAAATTTGGGACGACGACCGCGCTCACCGGGGCGGTCCTCGACGTTCGTGCGTCCATCGAAGCGCCGGCCGGCGTACTTTCGGATTTAGAGATGTTGATCGGCTTGGCGGAGTCGCTGGACGTCGATCTGCCGTCGCAGGAAACGCTGGAACGCGCGGTTGCAGAGAGCGCCGCAGCGACGTCCGACTCGTTCGGCTTCGGTTCCGGACCGTTCGCTTGGGAGCAATCGCCGGATGCTCCGTCCAGCGCACCGCGCATCTTGTCGGGCGGCGGTACGTGGCGCAACGATCCGACGGTGGCCACGCTCGAGGCGCGCAACGATGCGGGGCTCTCTGCCGTGGTGGCGCGTTGA